Sequence from the Strix aluco isolate bStrAlu1 chromosome 16, bStrAlu1.hap1, whole genome shotgun sequence genome:
tttttaaagatttgggaGTTTAGGATGACGATCTCCAATCCATTTTAAGCTTCACAGATCTAGACCAATTTTCTTGACAAGCTTCTAAGTTTCCTAGGGTTAGAGTATAACTTTAGAGTGGCAAAAGAGCATGTTGTGTGCATGCACAACTATTTTAGCAACAGCCCACTGAAGTTTTATACTGACTACAGGCTAACaccctcctttttctttatttttaaagataaacaaaaataaacactaattGTAATTATTCTGAACCACATAATTcaaatttgaaaatgcaaatgtttatacatgcctctttttttcctattttcagtgGCTTGCAGAAAAGCTCTGGACAGTACCACAGTAGCAGCTCATGAATCTGAAATCTACTGCAAAACCTGTTACGGGAGAAAATATGGTCCCAAAGGTGTTGGCTTCGGACAAGGGGCAGGATGTCTCAGTACCGATACTGGTGACCATCTGGGCTTGAATCTGCACCAGTGAGTTAAATCCCACTGACAGCACCTTTTTTCTGGTACTACATGTTACTTAGCAGGctattttagatattttattctgtttccatAACAACATTTAGCATAAGTAGCAGAGCAGACTTTCCTATAACCTCTCCTTCAGTAGACACTGTAATTTACCAGTTTTTAATGATGTTCAGTCTCTTTAAGCCTTCTTTATAAATTAACTCCTCCTTCAATGGGCAATtattctgcagcagcagcctttATATGTCACCACAGACGTAAATATTCACTGCAATTGTAATTTGCCATTAGTAGCACAGTGGTGAAATCATATTCACCATAGAacattagaattaatttttttctctctcagaggCTAAAATACAGTTAAGTTTTACTGTTAGAGAAATAATCACACTACCACATACTGTTAACTCTCCTCTCAATGGCGGAAATAACATTTCTAAATCCTCCCCGTGGCTCAAATAACACGTACAAACACACCAAGAATATGTTTGAACAAAGGAATTCTAATGGAATACCATCTTCCAAAAGCACAGAATTATCTCTGACAGTacatttttatagtatttttctATGATTCTCAAAGCTGCACATTTCCAAATCAACAAGGTTTTAAGGAAACCAATTAACCTATATGCTGTGCAGGAAATAAAAGcttaaataacatatttaagcGTAGCTCCTTGTAAGATACGAATCCATTACAGGCAGAGTTCTGCATCAAACTGTCACGTCCTGTAGATTTAATGACCTGTTGCAGTCCAACTATCCAATAAttcaaaagtcattctgtgaaaGGCTTTAAGCTAGCACAAAGACAGAAAGCACAAAGACcagaaatacaaagcaaagcTACTGTTCTGATGTGCTTTTGACCCCAGGCCAGGTAAGAACCCCAGCTCCCAGTCCAAATGTTACAGGACTATTGAAACAACCGCATGCAGgatctaatttttatttttcagtcactcAGTACCAGCACATAGCCAGTTACAAAGAATAGAGAAGTCGTTCGCTTGTGTTTTCCCTCTTGCCTCTCAATAAAACAAGATTCTTTTTTACGTCCACTTTTCATTAAATATAGTATTTTCTGCACGTGGCTGCTGGCAGCTCCAAGTACTCACCCCAAAACAGGTAACATCAGCAGTTACAGTATCAGCTTTTCAATCACACAACACAGAATTCAATAGAatacttacattttctttttttccctccttttgcaTGTCTAAGACCAGTAACTGAGTACTTTCTATCCCTTAGCAAAAAATCATGAAAGCGTATTTCTAGAATGAAGGTAATATtttaagcagtattttaaaacactgaaaacttctgTTTTAGGGGGTCACCAAAGTCTGCTCGCCCCTCTACACCAACTAATCCTTCAAAGTTTGCCAAAATGATGGTAGATGTGGATAAATGTCCTCGTTGTGGCAAATCAGTGTACGCTGCAGAGAAGATCatgggaggaggaaaagtaagTAGTTATTAGGGCACTAGAAAAACCCCACGCTTTTATAATGATGATAAACTATAGCTAATAGGTCCCTgatcttttaaatttttactcATAGTCTCGATGAAGAAAACATGAGGATGAATTAACAAACTGCTAGAGAGCCCGACGTACTTTCAGGTTTAAAACCATGTGCTTTTCGTAAGCCACCTTCAACTTCTTGCATCTTGTTGATGTCTGAAGAACAACTCCTGGCTACCTTACAGGCTGGCTCTTCTACCACTTTATGCTACTACCATCTCTGGggatatttataatttaaatattgaTTTGCAGTGGCAATTGCAGATATATTAGAGATCCTGTgattagaaaaacaaaagcctgTCTCACAGGACATACTAGATCTCTGCTCTAGGAACTCTCACTAGAATATTATCTCTGCACATCGAAGTGGCCAAAACAAGAATAGTATCTATAGCTCCCTGCTTTCTACTAGACCTTAATTAGTAACAAAGTCACTAGGTAAGATCTTGATATGGGATAATAAAGTAACTGACAAAAGACTAACCTAGAATGACTAAAATTGGAAGCCCTAAGGccaataaaacaattttaaccTTTTCACACCATAAAAAGCGGTAGTTCTTTGTTTCTTGTATCTGCTAGCTGTGCACTTTCTGTAACGTACAATGAATTGTCTTAATTTCCTCAGCCCTGGCATAAGACTTGCTTCCGCTGTGCTATTTGTGGAAAGAGTTTAGAATCTACGAATGTTACAGACAAAGACGGAGAACTCTACTGTAAAGGTAAGAATTGTCACGGGCTGAACTGGGTTATTGAGTCAATCTAGATTTAGCCTTTTTAGACCTAGTATTGCCATCATGACTTACCCTGTTGCATGCTTAAGAActtaatgaaatttcattttatctttttttaacaactttctCAAAGTAAAGAAAAGAGCTATGGTAACACTGCAGTTGCATCTTCTActattaacatttaaattttaaagtagTAACTTTTCTGTAAATACAACCTCCTCTTAGATCTGTTCTCAGACCTCCTAACAGGAACACTGGCCGTATCTGCTGGGCAGACTCTTGTATCTGCACAATCtcactcactgaaaaaaaaaaaaaaaaaaatccacaaagatACAGACCTTCAAAGGTCATCCATTTAAGGTCACAGTCCTAATTTGAATTCCTGCCTGTAAAAGTTAAAAGATACTTCCATGATATCGGTAGCACAGAAGATACCACATTAATGATAAATTATACATACAGATGTTCTTCTCAGATCAAGGAAGTTCACAGACTTCACTTGACTCTTAGTAATAGCTTAAGGGGAAAACATATGCAGTTTTTATATTCTAGGCTATTATACAGAATCAAGAAGAATTCTTAAGTTCTGTGACTTCGGGTACAGTCTGACAACTGCAAGTGATCAAATTAGCACATTTGGAGAAATATGCTGACCATTACTATTTCCTTAGCAGAGCTGTGATAAATAACTATGCACACACTTAGTAACACAGAGTTAAAATGGAGTGGTTTAAACTACCACCAGTAGTTCCTGGACAACACTCTAGTTCTTTTAACGTCGTTTGAAAATCTCTGACTTATTACTCAGCCTGTATTACTCACACAGACCAAATTTTACTGCATATTTTTGGACAAGAAAGTAGCTTTATTGCAAATGTCACTTAGATCTTAAGTatatacagtttctttttttttttttttggagaagatCAGATGTGACTTTTTAATTCAAACATGTGATTTCAGTTTCACTATTAGAATCTGTTGACACTTCTGGGAAAAACACTACTtcagatttcctttcttttattaactTAAATTTGGTAGTAGTACTAAAACCAGAAGTCATTTATATGAAAACATTCAGAATACTATTTACCTcctttttctgcagtttgctATGCAAAAAATTTCGGTCCCAAAGGAATTGGCTTTGGTGGCCTCACTCaagtggaaaagaaagagtgCGAATGAGAAGAAATGGATGCAACTGACTCAAACTGCTGTTGATGCCACCAACCAATAGCTGCCAAGTAAAACATTAAACATCACATACTGCTAAGAATATAGGgcatttgtttaatattttccaCGTTGCAGGAAAAACTTGTGAGCTTTTATCATAAGAAATTCTTTGAATAGCTTAAAAAGATACAGTGATAAACTAAGATTCATGTTTTACagtaaataaagattaaaaaagtcATGGAACATTATTGCTTCTTGAACTAGTACTTACTACACTTTagaatggaattttaaaaagtcagcataCTGTCCCATTAAGATAGAGATACCCCATGGAGCATAAGGGGTCAGAGTGTTCCAATTTaagctgtattttcctttgttCAGAATGTTATGCCATCTATATTTCTACCAATCTCCTAGTGGCGTTTTGAACATGTTAACATTTTTTGTTAGGGCAAAGTAGATATTATTTGCTTTGAGACAATTAAAAAGGATTTCAAATTCTTTCTTTCAAAGGGAGATATgtctgaagaaaaacagcattttattaGAATACAGTGTTGCAAGTTTTGTTATCGTATGTTTTCAAGCTACAATAAAGTACTGAAACTGCTTCACATTACTTCTACTTGAAATTGCTTGTGCCTTTATGTTCTACAATGTCTCACATAAACGCATTTCACCAAGATCAATGAAATGCTCCATTTCTTAACTACAAGAATCATGTTTCATTACACTACCTTACTCTTATGTTGTCAGTTCTATATGGtatttaactttaattttctgGTCTGTTTCCATGCTGGTTTTCATTATTCCCTACTTCGACTTCCATTCAAAACCACACTGCCCAGCTGGCCACTCCTGACTGATGTTATAGCCTTTTCTTGGGAACACAGCTGACATCTAGCTATTGAAGATCTATGCATGGAGCTGGGAATAATTCCCTCTGTTTGCATACATTGCTATCTTCCATCATCATCTTACCCATTTTCATACACTAACAGGGCATATATACATGAAAATATAAGGCAGAGAGTCAGGCTGTTTCTTATGGTTTTGTGCTTACCTGTTCTTAAGTACCTCACTGGTCACTTAAGCATGTCATTCAGCATGAATCTATTTCAGTGTGTAAAAACACACTTACAAGCATGAAAGCTCTATTTTATTACATGTAAACCCTCCAAACACAAAGACTAAACAGAGCTTTTCACAACATAAACAATAAAATTACAGGGTAATTgtaatattaaattttaataatgaacataccccttatttttcaaatgtaattttcttttattatctgCAAAATAAAGGGTACCAGCACAGTTTTGAACCTCTGCCCTAAAAACTTACCgttgaaaaatatattcttagTGTCATCACATAAAATTTCAATTCATTTCAGCTCAAactatatatacacagacatataGTGATTGTTCCATATACAAACCTGCTGTAGCTTATGCAAGATAGGTTTAATATTTGAAACAATAATAAAACCAAGCAACTTCATAAGAATttgtaaaaaataacaaaatatccAGTTTTATTTAGCTTTCAGCTCAACTGTTCTCAAAATTAAGCAAAACTTCAAACAGaatgaacatttttctcctttgccatGGGAAAAAGGTTGTATTGCTTGGTCCAGTCAACTACATTGGGTTTGAACATACCAAAGCAACTGCACTGAAAAAAGTCCGCAAGATTCTGGAAGCATCCAagactgaaaaggagagaaatatcCATTAACAAACCTAACTAAAGAAGACTGCAAGCATCAAAAATACACGTTCACTGTGAGACAGTACTTAAGATATAAGGCTGTCAATGAAGACAGCTCTGGGAGAAGAAACCTAAGGATAGTTGTCTATCGAGCATTATTCCTTTGTTGAACTTTTACAACCTGTACTACATTAAAGACTGAGAGCAGAT
This genomic interval carries:
- the CSRP3 gene encoding cysteine and glycine-rich protein 3, producing the protein MPNWGGGAKCGACEKTVYHAEEIQCNGRSFHKTCFLCMACRKALDSTTVAAHESEIYCKTCYGRKYGPKGVGFGQGAGCLSTDTGDHLGLNLHQGSPKSARPSTPTNPSKFAKMMVDVDKCPRCGKSVYAAEKIMGGGKPWHKTCFRCAICGKSLESTNVTDKDGELYCKVCYAKNFGPKGIGFGGLTQVEKKECE